One Candidatus Cloacimonadota bacterium genomic window carries:
- the serC gene encoding 3-phosphoserine/phosphohydroxythreonine transaminase: MARVHNFNAGPAVLPEEVLLEVQEELLDYQGKGLSVMEMSHRSKEYGEIINNAVETMKRIMNLGDKYEVLYLHGGASTQFYMIPLNFCPEGKITNYVDTGAWSTKALKEAKKIGKKMHVAASSEDKSYTYIPKKFDVSENPAYLHITTNNTIRGTEFKIDPDIPAEIPLIADMSSNFLSKPLDFHKYSMIYGGAQKNIGPAGVAFVIIRKDMIEKINPNLPSMMDYKTHIDKGSMFNTPPAFAIYVVGKVLNWIEKNGGLEAREKYNIEKANYLYNILDNSDFYQGTVVKEDRSLMNIPFRLPTEDLEKKFIAEAAENGMIGLKGHRSVGGCRASLYNSLPMKAAQDLAQFMLDFEKKNQ; the protein is encoded by the coding sequence ATGGCAAGAGTTCACAATTTTAATGCAGGTCCGGCTGTTTTACCGGAAGAAGTTTTATTGGAAGTTCAGGAAGAACTTTTAGATTATCAAGGCAAAGGACTTTCCGTAATGGAAATGAGCCATCGCTCAAAAGAATATGGAGAAATAATTAATAATGCAGTCGAAACAATGAAAAGGATCATGAATCTGGGGGACAAATACGAAGTTCTCTATTTACACGGTGGAGCAAGCACTCAATTTTATATGATTCCCCTGAATTTCTGTCCGGAAGGAAAAATTACAAACTATGTCGACACCGGAGCCTGGTCAACAAAAGCTCTTAAAGAAGCAAAAAAGATCGGGAAGAAGATGCATGTTGCTGCCAGTTCTGAGGATAAAAGTTATACTTATATCCCGAAAAAGTTTGATGTTTCGGAAAATCCTGCTTATCTTCATATTACGACTAATAATACGATAAGGGGAACTGAATTTAAAATCGATCCTGATATTCCGGCAGAGATTCCTTTGATTGCTGATATGTCATCCAATTTTTTGAGTAAACCGTTGGATTTTCATAAATATTCGATGATCTACGGTGGAGCTCAAAAAAATATCGGTCCGGCAGGAGTTGCTTTTGTCATCATCAGGAAAGATATGATCGAAAAAATTAATCCGAATCTTCCTTCCATGATGGATTACAAAACTCATATTGATAAAGGCTCGATGTTCAATACTCCGCCTGCTTTTGCAATTTATGTAGTTGGGAAAGTCCTCAATTGGATTGAGAAAAACGGTGGTTTGGAAGCTCGTGAAAAATACAATATCGAAAAAGCAAATTATCTCTATAATATCTTAGATAATTCTGATTTTTATCAAGGAACAGTTGTCAAAGAAGATCGTTCTTTGATGAACATTCCTTTCAGGTTACCGACCGAAGATTTGGAAAAGAAATTCATTGCTGAAGCAGCAGAAAATGGAATGATCGGACTCAAAGGTCATAGAAGTGTAGGAGGTTGTCGAGCTTCGCTTTATAATTCATTACCTATGAAAGCTGCTCAGGATCTTGCTCAATTTATGCTGGATTTTGAAAAGAAGAATCAATAA
- a CDS encoding Gx transporter family protein, whose product MEITGISHPATRLAFFTAFAITIYVVENFIPKPLPFMKFGLANIVILILLFVYNFKNAFIVAVSKTLIGGFFSGTLLSPTTILSLSGSICSLLVMFLFLKTKINFSIIGISILGAVFHNLAQISIVRFLLIKEDSIFYLAPILILMGIITGIITGFLAHLFINRIEFLGKI is encoded by the coding sequence ATGGAGATAACTGGAATCTCACATCCTGCCACCAGACTGGCTTTCTTCACTGCATTTGCAATTACAATTTATGTTGTCGAGAATTTCATCCCAAAACCTTTACCTTTTATGAAATTCGGTCTGGCAAATATTGTGATCTTGATTTTACTTTTTGTTTATAATTTCAAGAATGCCTTTATCGTAGCCGTCAGTAAAACTCTGATCGGAGGTTTTTTCTCCGGAACTTTATTGAGTCCTACAACCATACTATCTTTATCCGGAAGTATCTGTTCGCTATTGGTGATGTTTTTATTTCTCAAAACAAAAATAAATTTCAGTATCATCGGGATCAGTATTTTGGGTGCAGTTTTTCATAATTTAGCTCAAATTTCAATTGTCAGATTTTTATTGATAAAAGAAGATTCAATTTTTTATTTAGCACCAATTTTAATTTTGATGGGAATCATAACCGGGATTATTACCGGATTTTTAGCTCATTTATTTATTAACAGGATCGAGTTTTTAGGGAAAATATGA